Proteins from one Canis lupus familiaris isolate Mischka breed German Shepherd chromosome 26, alternate assembly UU_Cfam_GSD_1.0, whole genome shotgun sequence genomic window:
- the PPIL2 gene encoding RING-type E3 ubiquitin-protein ligase PPIL2 isoform X2 codes for MGKRQHQKDKMYITCAEYTHFYGGKKPDIPQANFRRLPFDHCSLSLQPFAYPVCTPEGIVFDLLNIVPWLKKYGTNPSNGEKLDGRSLIKLNFAKNKEGKYHCPVLFTVFTNNTHIVAIRTTGNVYTYEAVEQLNIKAKNFRDLLTDEPFSRQDIITLQDPTNLDKFNVSNFFHVKNNIKITDPDEEKAKQDPSYYLKNTNAETRETLQELYKEFKGDEVLAATMRVPEKKKVDKLNAAHYSTGKVSASFTSTAMVPETTHEAAAIDEDVLRYQFVKKKGYVRLHTNKGDLNLELHCDMTPKTCENFIKLCKKQYYDGTIFHRSIRNFVIQGGDPTGTGTGGESYWGKPFKDEFRPNLSHTGRGVLSMANSGPNANKSQFFITFRSCAYLDKKHTIFGRVVGGFDTLTAMENVESDPKTDRPKEEIRIDSTTVFVDPYEEADAQIAEERKRTQLEEAAAPESTVKTRQPKPGSQGPQTYRQGVGKYINPAATEQQRKSPQPVQLCLWPRRSPAEALGTSAHGSSRSAPLDPRGGLGAGGLCPQPRVSCLVTCPSDDTSLKLLLVA; via the exons tctctctctgcaGCCCTTTGCCTACCCGGTCTGCACCCCTGAAGGCATCGTCTTTGACTTGCT TAACATCGTCCCTTGGCTTAAGAAGTATGGGACCAACCCCAGCAACGGAGAG AAACTGGATGGGAGGTCCCTGATCAAGCTGAACTTTGCAAAGAACAAGGAAG GAAAGTACCACTGCCCAGTGCTGTTCACCGTATTCACCAACAACACCCACATCGTAGCCATCAGGACCACCGGCAACGTGTACACCTATGAG GCAGTGGAGCAGCTAAATATCAAGGCCAAGAACTTCCGAGACCTGCTGACAGACGAGCCCTTCTCTCGGCAGGATATCATCACCCTCCAG GACCCCACCAATTTGGACAAATTCAATGTCTCCAACTTCTTTCATGTTaagaataacataaaaataacagaTCCAG ATGAAGAGAAGGCAAAACAGGACCCGtcttattatttgaaaaatacaaatgccgAGACCCGAGAGACACTGCAGGAGCTCTACAAGGAGTTCAAAGGAGACGAGGTCCTGGCGGCCACCATGAGAGTCCCGGAGAAGAAGAAAGTAGACAAGCTGAACGCT GCACACTATTCCACCGGGAAAGTCAGCGCCTCCTTCACGTCCACCGCCATGGTTCCAGAGACCACACATGAAGCAG CTGCCATTGATGAGGACGTGCTGCGCTACCAGTTTGTGAAGAAGAAGGGCTACGTGCGGCTTCACACCAACAAGGGCGACCTCAACCTGGAGCTGCACTGCGACATG ACGCCAAAGACCTGTGAGAACTTCATCAAGCTCTGCAAGAAGCAGTATTACGATGGCACCATCTTCCACAGATCCATCAGGAACTTTGTG ATCCAGGGGGGTGATCCCACCGGCACAGGGACAG GTGGGGAGTCGTACTGGGGAAAGCCCTTCAAAGACGAGTTCCGGCCCAATCTCTCGCACACGGGCCGGGGCGTCCTCAGCATGGCCAACTCGGGACCCAACGCCAACAAGTCTCAGTT cttTATCACCTTCCGCTCCTGCGCGTACCTCGACAAGAAGCACACCATCTTCGGGCG GGTTGTCGGGGGCTTTGACACACTGACAGCCATGGAGAATGTGGAGAGTGACCCCAAAACTGACCGCCCTAAG GAGGAGATCCGCATCGACTCCACCACCGTGTTTGTGGACCCATATGAGGAGGCTGACGCTCAG ATTGCCGAGGAGCGGAAGAGGACACAGCTTGAGGAGGCAGCGGCCCCGGAAAGCACAGTGAAAACCCGCCAGCCCAAGCCGGGGAGCCAGGGGCCCCAGACGTACCGCCAGGGGGTGGGCAAGTACATCAACCCAGCAGCCAC TGAGCAG CAGAGGAAGAGCCCTCAACCAGTACAGCTGTGCCTGTGGCCAAGAAGAAGCCCAGCCGAGGCTTTGGGGACTTCAGCTCATGGTAGCAGCAGGTCTGCCCCTCTGGATCCCCGGGGGGGACTGGGGGCCGGGGGCCTGTGTCCACAACCCCGTGTTTCCTGCCTCGTCACCTGCCCGTCTGACGACACCTCGCTAAAGCTCTTGCTTGTTGCCTGA
- the PPIL2 gene encoding RING-type E3 ubiquitin-protein ligase PPIL2 isoform X1, which produces MGKRQHQKDKMYITCAEYTHFYGGKKPDIPQANFRRLPFDHCSLSLQPFAYPVCTPEGIVFDLLNIVPWLKKYGTNPSNGEKLDGRSLIKLNFAKNKEGKYHCPVLFTVFTNNTHIVAIRTTGNVYTYEAVEQLNIKAKNFRDLLTDEPFSRQDIITLQDPTNLDKFNVSNFFHVKNNIKITDPDEEKAKQDPSYYLKNTNAETRETLQELYKEFKGDEVLAATMRVPEKKKVDKLNAAHYSTGKVSASFTSTAMVPETTHEAAAIDEDVLRYQFVKKKGYVRLHTNKGDLNLELHCDMTPKTCENFIKLCKKQYYDGTIFHRSIRNFVIQGGDPTGTGTGGESYWGKPFKDEFRPNLSHTGRGVLSMANSGPNANKSQFFITFRSCAYLDKKHTIFGRVVGGFDTLTAMENVESDPKTDRPKEEIRIDSTTVFVDPYEEADAQIAEERKRTQLEEAAAPESTVKTRQPKPGSQGPQTYRQGVGKYINPAATKRVAEEEPSTSTAVPVAKKKPSRGFGDFSSW; this is translated from the exons tctctctctgcaGCCCTTTGCCTACCCGGTCTGCACCCCTGAAGGCATCGTCTTTGACTTGCT TAACATCGTCCCTTGGCTTAAGAAGTATGGGACCAACCCCAGCAACGGAGAG AAACTGGATGGGAGGTCCCTGATCAAGCTGAACTTTGCAAAGAACAAGGAAG GAAAGTACCACTGCCCAGTGCTGTTCACCGTATTCACCAACAACACCCACATCGTAGCCATCAGGACCACCGGCAACGTGTACACCTATGAG GCAGTGGAGCAGCTAAATATCAAGGCCAAGAACTTCCGAGACCTGCTGACAGACGAGCCCTTCTCTCGGCAGGATATCATCACCCTCCAG GACCCCACCAATTTGGACAAATTCAATGTCTCCAACTTCTTTCATGTTaagaataacataaaaataacagaTCCAG ATGAAGAGAAGGCAAAACAGGACCCGtcttattatttgaaaaatacaaatgccgAGACCCGAGAGACACTGCAGGAGCTCTACAAGGAGTTCAAAGGAGACGAGGTCCTGGCGGCCACCATGAGAGTCCCGGAGAAGAAGAAAGTAGACAAGCTGAACGCT GCACACTATTCCACCGGGAAAGTCAGCGCCTCCTTCACGTCCACCGCCATGGTTCCAGAGACCACACATGAAGCAG CTGCCATTGATGAGGACGTGCTGCGCTACCAGTTTGTGAAGAAGAAGGGCTACGTGCGGCTTCACACCAACAAGGGCGACCTCAACCTGGAGCTGCACTGCGACATG ACGCCAAAGACCTGTGAGAACTTCATCAAGCTCTGCAAGAAGCAGTATTACGATGGCACCATCTTCCACAGATCCATCAGGAACTTTGTG ATCCAGGGGGGTGATCCCACCGGCACAGGGACAG GTGGGGAGTCGTACTGGGGAAAGCCCTTCAAAGACGAGTTCCGGCCCAATCTCTCGCACACGGGCCGGGGCGTCCTCAGCATGGCCAACTCGGGACCCAACGCCAACAAGTCTCAGTT cttTATCACCTTCCGCTCCTGCGCGTACCTCGACAAGAAGCACACCATCTTCGGGCG GGTTGTCGGGGGCTTTGACACACTGACAGCCATGGAGAATGTGGAGAGTGACCCCAAAACTGACCGCCCTAAG GAGGAGATCCGCATCGACTCCACCACCGTGTTTGTGGACCCATATGAGGAGGCTGACGCTCAG ATTGCCGAGGAGCGGAAGAGGACACAGCTTGAGGAGGCAGCGGCCCCGGAAAGCACAGTGAAAACCCGCCAGCCCAAGCCGGGGAGCCAGGGGCCCCAGACGTACCGCCAGGGGGTGGGCAAGTACATCAACCCAGCAGCCAC GAAACGTGTAGCAGAGGAAGAGCCCTCAACCAGTACAGCTGTGCCTGTGGCCAAGAAGAAGCCCAGCCGAGGCTTTGGGGACTTCAGCTCATGGTAG
- the YPEL1 gene encoding protein yippee-like 1 isoform X3 produces the protein MVKMTKSKTFQAYLPNCHRTYSCVHCRAHLANHDELISKSFQGSQGRAYLFNSVVNVGCGPAEERVLLTGLHAVADIYCENCKTTLGWKYEHAFESSQKYKEGKFIIELAHMIKDNGWE, from the exons ATGGTGAAGATGACAAAATCCAAAACTTTCCAAGCTTATCTGCCAAACTGTCACCGAACGTACAGCTGTGTCCACTGCAGAGCCCACCTGGCCAACCACGATGAGCTGATCTCCAAG tCTTTTCAGGGAAGTCAGGGACGAGCCTACCTCTTCAATTCTGT GGTGAACGTGGGCTGCGGCCCCGCGGAGGAGAGGGTCCTTCTCACTGGGCTGCACGCGGTCGCAGACATCTACTGTGAAAACTGCAAGACCACGCTCGGGTGGAAATAC gaacATGCCTTTGAGAGCAGTcagaaatataaagaaggaaaatttattaTTGAGCTTGCCCACATGATCAAAGACAATGGTTGGGAGTAA
- the YPEL1 gene encoding protein yippee-like 1 isoform X1, producing the protein MVKMTKSKTFQAYLPNCHRTYSCVHCRAHLANHDELISKSFQGSQGRAYLFNSVVNVGCGPAEERVLLTGLHAVADIYCENCKTTLGWKYIPLRTWTLRNKLALPFPEHAFESSQKYKEGKFIIELAHMIKDNGWE; encoded by the exons ATGGTGAAGATGACAAAATCCAAAACTTTCCAAGCTTATCTGCCAAACTGTCACCGAACGTACAGCTGTGTCCACTGCAGAGCCCACCTGGCCAACCACGATGAGCTGATCTCCAAG tCTTTTCAGGGAAGTCAGGGACGAGCCTACCTCTTCAATTCTGT GGTGAACGTGGGCTGCGGCCCCGCGGAGGAGAGGGTCCTTCTCACTGGGCTGCACGCGGTCGCAGACATCTACTGTGAAAACTGCAAGACCACGCTCGGGTGGAAATAC aTTCCCCTGCGCACGTGGACGCTCAGGAACAAGCTGGCACTACCCTTCCCC gaacATGCCTTTGAGAGCAGTcagaaatataaagaaggaaaatttattaTTGAGCTTGCCCACATGATCAAAGACAATGGTTGGGAGTAA
- the YPEL1 gene encoding protein yippee-like 1 isoform X6 codes for MVKMTKSKTFQAYLPNCHRTYSCVHCRAHLANHDELISKSFQGSQGRAYLFNSVVNVGCGPAEERVLLTGLHAVADIYCENCKTTLGWKYGARESCLRLPPTCSPCGEYLAPPPSPQIPLRTWTLRNKLALPFPEHAFESSQKYKEGKFIIELAHMIKDNGWE; via the exons ATGGTGAAGATGACAAAATCCAAAACTTTCCAAGCTTATCTGCCAAACTGTCACCGAACGTACAGCTGTGTCCACTGCAGAGCCCACCTGGCCAACCACGATGAGCTGATCTCCAAG tCTTTTCAGGGAAGTCAGGGACGAGCCTACCTCTTCAATTCTGT GGTGAACGTGGGCTGCGGCCCCGCGGAGGAGAGGGTCCTTCTCACTGGGCTGCACGCGGTCGCAGACATCTACTGTGAAAACTGCAAGACCACGCTCGGGTGGAAATAC GGCGCCCGGGAGAGTTGCCTTCGCCTGCCTCCTACCTGCAGCCCCTGCGGGGAGTACCTcgctcctcctccttccccccagaTTCCCCTGCGCACGTGGACGCTCAGGAACAAGCTGGCACTACCCTTCCCC gaacATGCCTTTGAGAGCAGTcagaaatataaagaaggaaaatttattaTTGAGCTTGCCCACATGATCAAAGACAATGGTTGGGAGTAA
- the YPEL1 gene encoding protein yippee-like 1 isoform X2 — protein sequence MVKMTKSKTFQAYLPNCHRTYSCVHCRAHLANHDELISKSFQGSQGRAYLFNSVVNVGCGPAEERVLLTGLHAVADIYCENCKTTLGWKYVSTRPRGDRTDFAAVTRHGTDGNKICKGVKTSHWKPQRIRVLK from the exons ATGGTGAAGATGACAAAATCCAAAACTTTCCAAGCTTATCTGCCAAACTGTCACCGAACGTACAGCTGTGTCCACTGCAGAGCCCACCTGGCCAACCACGATGAGCTGATCTCCAAG tCTTTTCAGGGAAGTCAGGGACGAGCCTACCTCTTCAATTCTGT GGTGAACGTGGGCTGCGGCCCCGCGGAGGAGAGGGTCCTTCTCACTGGGCTGCACGCGGTCGCAGACATCTACTGTGAAAACTGCAAGACCACGCTCGGGTGGAAATACGTGAGTACCCGGCCCCGCGGCGACCGCACGGACTTCGCTGCGGTAACCAGACACGGTACAGACGGAAACAAAATTTGCAAAGGAGTTAAGACCTCCCACTGGAAGCCTCAAAGAATCCGTGTCTtgaaatag